From a single Variovorax paradoxus genomic region:
- a CDS encoding type I secretion system permease/ATPase, with translation MKPLLQLLRRPLLFVAGFSFFVNLLLLAPALFMLQVFDRVLTSQSRETLLVLLLGVAVALGLMLMLDYLRSRLQGVAGNLIAEQLSPTVAKVMLARSAHRAERVPSEGLRDVAALRNLFSAQGLLALFDAPWAFVYVAVIWLAHPLLGMAAAGASLLMLLLAVVNDRATRRGIEALQKEAAKATRYLESSMQNAEVAQSLGMGDALVGRWRHLNAGVTALQGPTARKSVAIAALTRTTRQAVQVLLQALGAYLVITGEGTPGILVACTILLGRALAPVEQVVGSWRVLAEGRLAFARLSELLGAAERQPQRMALPAPSGRLHAQGLVYRPPQSERMILAGISLSLEPGESLAILGPSGAGKSTLVRLLTGLWTPNAGVVRLDHVDLAQWPREQLGPWLGYVPQDVELFAGTVAENIARLGEVDSEQVVRAAQRAGVHELILALEQGYDTVIDASGVMLSPGQRQRIALARALYGDPKLLVLDEPNSNLDGAGELALGEALKALNGQVTVVVVTHRSTLVQHMDKMLVLDAGRVQHYGTVAEVTQAMKRPGQNTGGGQVVAMPRTGPLPAPAAPLEKVS, from the coding sequence ATGAAGCCTCTTCTCCAGCTTCTCCGGCGACCGCTACTTTTTGTCGCAGGCTTCTCTTTCTTCGTGAACCTGCTGCTGCTCGCCCCCGCGCTCTTCATGCTGCAGGTGTTCGACCGCGTGCTGACAAGCCAAAGCCGGGAGACGCTGCTGGTGCTGCTGCTTGGCGTGGCGGTGGCGCTCGGCCTGATGCTGATGCTGGATTACCTGCGCAGCCGGCTGCAGGGTGTCGCGGGCAACCTGATCGCCGAGCAGCTGTCGCCGACGGTGGCCAAGGTCATGCTGGCCAGATCGGCGCACCGTGCCGAGCGTGTGCCGTCCGAAGGGCTGCGCGACGTCGCGGCGCTGCGCAACCTGTTCTCGGCCCAGGGGCTGCTGGCGCTGTTCGATGCACCCTGGGCCTTCGTCTACGTCGCCGTCATCTGGCTGGCCCATCCGCTGCTGGGCATGGCGGCCGCGGGTGCGTCCTTGCTGATGCTCCTCCTCGCCGTGGTGAACGACCGCGCCACGCGCCGCGGCATCGAAGCGCTGCAGAAGGAAGCCGCCAAGGCCACGCGCTACCTCGAATCCTCGATGCAGAACGCCGAGGTGGCGCAGTCGCTCGGCATGGGCGACGCGCTGGTCGGGCGCTGGCGGCATCTCAACGCCGGGGTGACCGCGCTGCAGGGTCCGACCGCACGCAAGTCGGTGGCGATCGCGGCGCTGACGCGCACCACGCGCCAGGCAGTGCAGGTCCTGCTGCAGGCGCTCGGCGCCTACCTCGTCATCACCGGCGAAGGCACGCCGGGCATCCTGGTGGCCTGCACCATCCTGCTGGGCCGGGCGCTGGCGCCGGTGGAGCAGGTGGTGGGCAGCTGGCGCGTGCTGGCCGAGGGGCGCCTCGCGTTCGCGCGCCTGTCCGAACTGCTGGGTGCCGCCGAGCGCCAGCCGCAACGCATGGCGCTGCCGGCACCGAGCGGGCGGCTGCACGCACAGGGCCTGGTTTACCGGCCGCCGCAGAGCGAACGGATGATCCTGGCCGGCATCTCGCTGAGCCTGGAACCCGGCGAATCGCTGGCCATCCTCGGCCCCAGCGGGGCCGGCAAATCGACCCTGGTGCGCCTGCTCACCGGCCTGTGGACGCCCAACGCCGGCGTCGTGCGGCTCGACCACGTCGATCTGGCGCAATGGCCGCGCGAGCAGCTCGGGCCCTGGCTCGGCTACGTGCCGCAGGACGTCGAACTGTTTGCCGGCACCGTCGCCGAGAACATTGCGCGGCTGGGAGAGGTCGACTCGGAACAGGTGGTGCGGGCGGCGCAGCGTGCCGGCGTGCATGAGCTGATCCTGGCGCTGGAGCAGGGCTACGACACCGTGATCGACGCCAGCGGCGTGATGCTCTCGCCGGGGCAGCGCCAGCGCATTGCGCTGGCACGGGCGCTGTACGGCGACCCGAAGTTGCTGGTGCTGGATGAACCCAATTCAAATCTCGATGGTGCGGGTGAACTGGCGCTCGGGGAGGCGCTCAAGGCCCTGAACGGGCAAGTCACTGTGGTGGTGGTCACGCACCGCAGCACGCTGGTGCAGCACATGGACAAGATGCTGGTGCTGGACGCCGGCCGGGTGCAGCACTACGGCACGGTGGCGGAGGTCACGCAGGCGATGAAGCGGCCGGGCCAGAACACGGGCGGCGGGCAGGTCGTGGCGATGCCGCGCACGGGTCCTCTTCCTGCGCCCGCTGCGCCGCTGGAGAAGGTCTCATGA
- a CDS encoding HlyD family type I secretion periplasmic adaptor subunit: protein MNGSMHVLAANDPLAPHVREARRLTDWGMTVIVAGLLPLAAWMSFAPLSSAVVAQAYVKVDLNRRPVQHAEGGIVREVLVRDGQHVRQGEPLLVLGDVSVDADRNRLDHRVKTERASLARLDAEQTMARAITFPPDVMETAASDPRLAEQMAKERSLFDARRDALVGQTGLLRSQREKVAEEIVALRAQIMQAGESMKFQKGDLETNRKLLKDGFISSARIAQLEGTVADYGVKIEERRAELARAQQRTVDADLRIRSLENDYRQQASDQLKVTAARLAEIEQERRKSADASARQVIVAPASGEIIDLKYSTPGAVIPPRETIADVVPDDTRLVTDARVRPEDIGRIQRGQSAEIRFTAFKYRTTPLVRGKVVYVSGDRLIDRTTSAPYYSVLVEADADSLATAGDLKLLAGMPAEIYLLGGERTALQYLVEPVTQVLHRAARER, encoded by the coding sequence ATGAACGGCTCGATGCACGTGCTCGCTGCCAATGATCCGCTGGCGCCCCACGTCCGCGAGGCACGCCGCCTGACCGACTGGGGCATGACCGTGATCGTCGCCGGGCTGCTGCCGCTGGCCGCCTGGATGAGCTTCGCGCCGCTGTCCTCCGCCGTGGTGGCACAAGCGTATGTGAAGGTGGACCTGAACCGGCGCCCGGTGCAGCATGCCGAAGGCGGCATCGTGCGCGAGGTGCTGGTGCGCGATGGCCAGCATGTGCGGCAGGGGGAACCCTTGCTGGTGCTGGGCGATGTCTCGGTCGATGCCGACAGGAACCGGTTGGACCACCGCGTCAAGACCGAGCGCGCCAGCCTCGCGCGGCTCGACGCGGAGCAGACCATGGCGCGCGCGATCACCTTTCCGCCCGACGTGATGGAGACCGCGGCAAGCGATCCGCGCCTGGCCGAGCAGATGGCCAAGGAACGCTCGCTGTTCGATGCGCGGCGCGATGCGCTGGTGGGACAGACCGGGTTGCTGCGCTCGCAGCGCGAAAAGGTGGCCGAGGAAATCGTCGCGCTGCGCGCGCAGATCATGCAGGCGGGCGAGTCGATGAAGTTCCAGAAGGGCGATCTGGAGACCAACCGCAAGCTGCTCAAGGACGGCTTCATCTCGTCCGCGCGCATCGCGCAACTCGAAGGCACCGTGGCCGACTACGGCGTGAAGATCGAGGAGCGGCGCGCGGAACTGGCGCGCGCCCAGCAGCGCACGGTCGATGCCGATCTGCGCATCCGCTCGCTGGAGAACGACTACCGCCAGCAGGCAAGCGACCAGCTCAAGGTCACGGCCGCGCGGCTGGCCGAGATCGAACAGGAGCGGCGCAAGTCGGCCGACGCCTCGGCGCGCCAGGTGATCGTGGCGCCGGCCAGCGGCGAGATCATCGACCTGAAGTATTCAACGCCCGGCGCGGTGATCCCGCCTCGCGAGACCATTGCCGACGTGGTGCCGGACGACACCCGCCTGGTGACCGATGCGCGCGTCCGCCCCGAGGATATCGGCCGGATTCAGCGCGGGCAGTCGGCCGAGATCCGTTTCACGGCATTCAAGTACCGCACCACGCCACTGGTGCGCGGCAAGGTGGTCTATGTGTCGGGCGACCGCCTGATCGACCGTACGACCAGCGCGCCCTACTACTCGGTGCTGGTCGAGGCCGATGCGGATTCGCTCGCGACAGCGGGAGACCTGAAGCTGCTCGCCGGCATGCCCGCCGAGATCTACCTGCTGGGGGGCGAGCGCACTGCGCTCCAGTACCTGGTAGAGCCGGTCACCCAGGTGCTGCACCGCGCTGCGCGCGAGCGTTGA